In Sphingopyxis sp. 113P3, one DNA window encodes the following:
- the mmsB gene encoding 3-hydroxyisobutyrate dehydrogenase: protein MKIAFIGLGNMGGGMAANLAKAGYEVRAFDLSEEALARAVEAGCTRVASAAEAVTGAEAVVTMLPAGKHVAGVYESDVFPSAAPGTLLLDCSTIDVATARANIEAATARGLVAVDAPVSGGIAAANAGTLTFMVGGTDEGFARSQPILAKMGKAVIHAGDAGAGQAAKICNNMLLGASMIATCETLALAQKLGLDPQKFFDIASVSSGQCWSLTSYAPLPGVGPSTPADNDYKGGFAAALMLKDLRLAMEAAASVDADVPMGTKARELYEAFVAADEGGHDFSAIIRTLQG, encoded by the coding sequence ATGAAGATTGCTTTCATCGGCCTCGGAAACATGGGCGGCGGGATGGCCGCGAATCTGGCCAAGGCGGGCTACGAGGTCCGCGCCTTCGACCTCAGCGAAGAGGCGCTTGCGCGCGCGGTCGAAGCGGGCTGCACGCGCGTCGCCTCGGCGGCGGAGGCCGTCACCGGCGCCGAAGCCGTCGTGACGATGCTCCCCGCCGGCAAGCATGTCGCGGGCGTCTATGAAAGCGACGTCTTCCCCAGCGCCGCGCCGGGGACGTTGCTGCTCGACTGTTCGACGATCGACGTCGCGACCGCGCGCGCGAATATCGAAGCCGCGACCGCCAGGGGACTCGTCGCGGTCGATGCACCGGTCTCCGGCGGCATTGCCGCGGCGAATGCGGGCACGCTGACGTTCATGGTCGGCGGCACCGACGAGGGCTTCGCGCGGAGCCAGCCGATCCTCGCGAAGATGGGCAAGGCGGTGATCCACGCCGGCGACGCGGGCGCGGGGCAGGCCGCGAAGATCTGCAACAATATGCTGCTCGGCGCTTCGATGATCGCAACGTGCGAAACCTTGGCGCTGGCGCAGAAGCTGGGGCTCGACCCGCAGAAATTCTTCGACATCGCCAGCGTATCGTCGGGGCAATGCTGGTCGCTGACGAGCTATGCACCGCTGCCCGGCGTCGGCCCGTCCACGCCCGCGGACAATGATTACAAGGGTGGCTTCGCAGCGGCGCTGATGCTCAAGGACCTGCGCCTCGCAATGGAAGCGGCGGCAAGCGTCGATGCCGATGTGCCGATGGGAACGAAGGCGCGCGAGCTCTATGAGGCGTTCGTCGCGGCCGATGAGGGCGGTCACGACTTCTCGGCGATCATCCGGACCTTGCAGGGCTGA
- a CDS encoding enoyl-CoA hydratase-related protein, with product MSYETIVVEQRGAVTLVTLNRPQALNALNSGVLDELIAAFAAFEADPGQRCAVLTGSGDKAFAAGADIKEMADKPAADFYLEDFFSKWTSDFVKKVRKPWIAAVNGFALGGGCELAMMADFIIASEKAKFGQPEIKLGVAPGMGGSQRLTRAIGKAKAMEMCLTGRMMDAEEAERSGLVARVVPHETLVDEAVKTATLIASMPPMAAMVNKDMVNAAFETTLDQGLIYERRLFQILAATEDKAEGMAAFIEKREGVWKGR from the coding sequence ATGAGCTACGAAACCATTGTTGTGGAACAGCGCGGCGCGGTCACGCTGGTCACATTGAACCGTCCGCAGGCGCTGAACGCGCTCAATTCGGGCGTGCTCGACGAGCTGATCGCCGCCTTCGCGGCGTTCGAGGCTGACCCGGGCCAGCGCTGCGCTGTGCTCACCGGATCGGGCGACAAGGCGTTCGCAGCGGGTGCCGACATCAAGGAGATGGCCGACAAGCCGGCGGCCGATTTCTATCTTGAGGACTTCTTCTCGAAATGGACCAGCGATTTCGTGAAGAAGGTGAGAAAGCCGTGGATTGCGGCGGTCAACGGCTTCGCGCTCGGCGGCGGCTGCGAGCTTGCGATGATGGCCGACTTCATCATCGCGTCGGAGAAGGCGAAGTTCGGCCAGCCCGAAATCAAGCTTGGCGTTGCGCCTGGCATGGGCGGGTCGCAGCGACTGACCCGTGCAATTGGCAAGGCAAAGGCGATGGAAATGTGCCTTACGGGCCGGATGATGGACGCGGAGGAGGCCGAGCGTTCGGGCCTTGTTGCGCGCGTCGTGCCGCACGAAACGCTCGTCGATGAGGCAGTGAAGACCGCGACGCTGATCGCATCGATGCCGCCAATGGCTGCGATGGTGAACAAGGACATGGTCAACGCCGCCTTCGAAACGACGCTCGACCAAGGGCTGATCTACGAGCGCCGGCTGTTCCAGATTCTCGCTGCGACCGAGGACAAGGCCGAGGGCATGGCCGCCTTCATCGAGAAGCGCGAAGGCGTGTGGAAGGGGCGGTGA
- a CDS encoding enoyl-CoA hydratase/isomerase family protein, which yields MTEDVLISVEGRIGRLSLNRPKAIHALNLPMCEAMIEALVAWRDDPAIEAVIIDHSEGRGFCAGGDIRMLAESGAKDGKEARAFFHTEYRLNHLLFTYPKPVVAFMDGITMGGGVGISQPAKYRVATEHTRFAMPETGIGLFPDVGGGWYLPRLEGRVGVFLALTGARLDGAECLALGLATHYLPSERVAEAKERIAANPDRIGGILGELSVTAPTAAITGRIDKINRLFASDRYEDILAALEKDGSEWAAKELDALNTKSPQTCKVALRQLREGAAMPDFAAEMVQEYAIGSRVVQMHDFLEGVRALIVDKDNSPKWNPPSAEAVSDEWIDAIFAPLPAEETWTPLA from the coding sequence ATGACCGAAGATGTTCTGATTTCCGTGGAGGGCCGCATCGGCCGCCTGTCTCTCAACCGGCCGAAGGCGATCCACGCCCTCAACCTGCCGATGTGCGAGGCCATGATCGAGGCGCTTGTGGCATGGCGCGATGATCCCGCCATCGAGGCGGTCATCATCGACCACAGCGAGGGCCGGGGTTTTTGCGCCGGCGGCGACATCCGCATGCTCGCCGAGAGCGGCGCGAAGGACGGCAAGGAGGCGCGCGCCTTCTTTCACACCGAATATCGCCTCAACCATCTGCTCTTCACCTATCCCAAGCCCGTGGTCGCTTTCATGGACGGGATCACCATGGGCGGCGGTGTGGGCATTTCGCAGCCGGCGAAATATCGCGTCGCGACCGAGCATACCCGCTTTGCGATGCCCGAGACCGGGATCGGTCTGTTCCCCGATGTGGGCGGCGGTTGGTATCTGCCGCGGCTCGAAGGTCGCGTCGGCGTCTTTCTCGCGCTCACCGGCGCGCGGCTCGACGGCGCTGAGTGCCTCGCGCTCGGTCTTGCGACCCACTATCTGCCTTCCGAGCGGGTCGCCGAGGCGAAAGAGCGCATAGCAGCGAATCCTGACCGCATTGGGGGCATATTGGGCGAGCTGTCGGTTACCGCGCCGACTGCCGCGATTACGGGCCGGATCGACAAGATCAATCGCCTGTTCGCGAGCGATCGCTATGAGGACATTCTCGCGGCGTTGGAAAAGGACGGAAGCGAGTGGGCCGCTAAGGAACTCGACGCGCTGAACACCAAGTCGCCCCAGACCTGCAAGGTCGCGCTCCGCCAGCTTCGCGAAGGCGCGGCGATGCCCGACTTCGCCGCCGAGATGGTGCAGGAATATGCGATCGGCAGCCGCGTGGTGCAGATGCACGACTTCCTCGAGGGCGTCCGCGCGCTGATCGTCGACAAGGACAACAGCCCGAAATGGAACCCGCCGAGTGCCGAAGCCGTGAGCGACGAATGGATTGACGCGATCTTTGCGCCGCTGCCGGCTGAAGAGACATGGACGCCGCTCGCGTGA